The following DNA comes from Parcubacteria group bacterium.
AATCGGTCAACCAAACAAAATCAAACAAATCGGGCGTAAACTTTTTCCATGAATCGTGAACAAACACGCCATGCGTCGCATATGCACTGATCTTGTAGGCACCTGCCAGCATTAGGACTTTCTGGCATTCGATCAGTGTACCACCAGAAAGGATAAGATCATCGACCATGATGATATATTTGCCTCGCGGATCACCTTCTTTGATAGTCACAACTTTTGTTCCGTCCGGCATTTTCACCTTATTACAAACAATCTTAGGATATTCAGGAAACATCGCACCGAATCTCTTATGCGCTCCATCATCAGGAAACGCGATTGCCACATTCGGGATATATTTGATGCGCCCTTTGAGCAACGGAATTGCACTGACCAACTCAGGCAATACTCGCGTGTCATCAAAATAAAACTGGGTCTGCAGGGCATGGATATCGAAAATTGTGATGATCGGCGACCTTGGTATGGTGGATAACATCCGTGCCAAAGTTTTTGCCGTCGCAATTTCCCCATACTCTGTCACTCGTTCCATCGTGCCGACAGGATAGAAAGGCACGATGACTCTAAACGAATGCACCAGATGCATCGGCATCGCATAGAGAATCGCGAATTGCTCGAACAACGATTCGGGCTTT
Coding sequences within:
- the prs gene encoding ribose-phosphate diphosphokinase → MATRKIIFAHHTITEMAEKVAEMVGVAIGGISWQSFGDGWPKIFIEDADQVRNQDVIFFANFEKPESLFEQFAILYAMPMHLVHSFRVIVPFYPVGTMERVTEYGEIATAKTLARMLSTIPRSPIITIFDIHALQTQFYFDDTRVLPELVSAIPLLKGRIKYIPNVAIAFPDDGAHKRFGAMFPEYPKIVCNKVKMPDGTKVVTIKEGDPRGKYIIMVDDLILSGGTLIECQKVLMLAGAYKISAYATHGVFVHDSWKKFTPDLFDFVWLTDSCPDTVAKVESEPYFEVLSLSPLIAKLL